Proteins from a genomic interval of Procambarus clarkii isolate CNS0578487 chromosome 45, FALCON_Pclarkii_2.0, whole genome shotgun sequence:
- the LOC138350441 gene encoding uncharacterized protein isoform X1: MKLLLFSVLLLVVTVNTHPGSPAVFKVWNSFDGAPAVPPHSPIGANDPITEDPMIAEYYNYFEDPYEDLYPLDYGSGDYTLGTPDDDDDDTQSFKNMEIYLRQEQDFMLLKRLMGYLLNTNRNGIPSFVYNDLNYPESSEGNSDDTLSLEDRPIFFNFLKFAVTPNIPNVDDLPDNYYNSTHNVHVVNGTRVEVNTTTNKESEDGFKSFFHHEVIAIHPEDDQYNVTTSQTENRGEKKPAKDEELPTLPEVENESGSPSLARHFVPLDETETSTQGDVYPSILPVDGEVVTTEDMDTKRVVRVPRRADDDAEEVEVDDDQQPPPDLSKDTRVNHLNKDHQGLVKVDPNAEIFNLTLVLEEDRKNADDK; encoded by the exons ATGAAGCTCTTATTGTTCTCTGTGCTGCTGCTTGTAGTAACTGTTAACACTCACCCGG GGTCGCCAGCGGTGTTCAAGGTATGGAACAGCTTTGACGGAGCTCCAGCAGTACCACCTCATAGTCCCATTGGAGCCAATGATCCTATCACCGAAGACCCAATGATAGCAGAGTATTACAACTACTTTGAGGATCCGTATGAAGACCTGTACCCACTGGACTACGGCTCTGG TGATTACACCTTGGGAACAcctgacgacgacgacgacgatacACAGTCCTTCAAAAACATGG AGATTTACCTGCGCCAGGAACAGGACTTCATGTTGTTGAAGCGACTAATGGGTTATCTTCTCAACACTAACAGAAACGGTATTCCCTCTTTCGTCTACAATGACTTAAACTACCCAGAATCATCTGAAGGCAATTCTGATGACACATTGTCTCTAGAAGACCGGCCAATCTTCTTCAACTTCCTAAAATTtgcg GTAACACCCAACATACCTAACGTGGACGACCTCCCAGACAACTACTACAACTCCACCCACAATGTCCATGTGGTCAACGGCACTCGTGtagaggtcaacaccaccactaacaaggaGTCTGAAGATGGCTTCAAGTCCTTCTTCCACCATGAG GTGATTGCCATCCACCCAGAAGATGACCAGTACAATGTCACAACCTCACAG ACTGAGAATCGCGGAGAGAAGAAGCCAGCGAAAGATGAGGAGCTGCCAACACTGCCCGAGGTGGAGAATGAGTCTGGCTCCCCAAGTTTAGCACGCCATTTTGTTCCGCTAGATGAGACTGAAACTAGCACCCAAGGAGACGTTTACCCCTCTATACTGCCAGTAGAtggcgaggtggtcaccactgag GACATGGATACCAAGAGAGTAGTGAGAGTACCTCGCAGGGCTGACGATGATGCTGAGGAAGTAGAGGTGGACGATGACCAACAGCCCCCTCCAGACCTCAGTAAGGACACACGGGTTAATCACTTGAACAAGGACCACCAGGGACTTGTCAAGGTCGACCCAAATGCCGAGATCTTCAATCTAACCCTCGTCTTAGAAGAGGACAGGAAGAATGCTGATGATAAATAG
- the LOC138350441 gene encoding uncharacterized protein isoform X2: MKLLLFSVLLLVVTVNTHPGSPAVFKVWNSFDGAPAVPPHSPIGANDPITEDPMIAEYYNYFEDPYEDLYPLDYGSGDYTLGTPDDDDDDTQSFKNMEIYLRQEQDFMLLKRLMGYLLNTNRNGIPSFVYNDLNYPESSEGNSDDTLSLEDRPIFFNFLKFAVTPNIPNVDDLPDNYYNSTHNVHVVNGTRVEVNTTTNKESEDGFKSFFHHEVIAIHPEDDQYNVTTSQTENRGEKKPAKDEELPTLPEVENESGSPSLARHFVPLDETETSTQGDVYPSILPVDGEVVTTEG, translated from the exons ATGAAGCTCTTATTGTTCTCTGTGCTGCTGCTTGTAGTAACTGTTAACACTCACCCGG GGTCGCCAGCGGTGTTCAAGGTATGGAACAGCTTTGACGGAGCTCCAGCAGTACCACCTCATAGTCCCATTGGAGCCAATGATCCTATCACCGAAGACCCAATGATAGCAGAGTATTACAACTACTTTGAGGATCCGTATGAAGACCTGTACCCACTGGACTACGGCTCTGG TGATTACACCTTGGGAACAcctgacgacgacgacgacgatacACAGTCCTTCAAAAACATGG AGATTTACCTGCGCCAGGAACAGGACTTCATGTTGTTGAAGCGACTAATGGGTTATCTTCTCAACACTAACAGAAACGGTATTCCCTCTTTCGTCTACAATGACTTAAACTACCCAGAATCATCTGAAGGCAATTCTGATGACACATTGTCTCTAGAAGACCGGCCAATCTTCTTCAACTTCCTAAAATTtgcg GTAACACCCAACATACCTAACGTGGACGACCTCCCAGACAACTACTACAACTCCACCCACAATGTCCATGTGGTCAACGGCACTCGTGtagaggtcaacaccaccactaacaaggaGTCTGAAGATGGCTTCAAGTCCTTCTTCCACCATGAG GTGATTGCCATCCACCCAGAAGATGACCAGTACAATGTCACAACCTCACAG ACTGAGAATCGCGGAGAGAAGAAGCCAGCGAAAGATGAGGAGCTGCCAACACTGCCCGAGGTGGAGAATGAGTCTGGCTCCCCAAGTTTAGCACGCCATTTTGTTCCGCTAGATGAGACTGAAACTAGCACCCAAGGAGACGTTTACCCCTCTATACTGCCAGTAGAtggcgaggtggtcaccactgag GGCTGA
- the LOC123770168 gene encoding uncharacterized protein — MMKLSVSCWTLVLVAAVNAAPNSPVVVSAPEDVTSHNLTVPTARDHGVSEEASKTNKQENDYLDDSDYSEDDTEDVSGAFESDIDETYTNMKRRLIEDNNRLQHDLLLIRRLMGLLPFAGRSGGSSFSLWGFPSYGTPTNDTDDADYPTSGERFRVVSSGGRLRLPDLWLWLGPSALP; from the exons ATGATGAAGCTCTCAGTGTCATGCTGGACCCTGGTCCTCGTGGCGGCTGTCAATGCTGCCCCAA ACTCGCCAGTGGTGGTGAGTGCCCCGGAAGACGTGACCAGCCACAACTTGACAGTTCCAACTGCCCGTGACCACGGCGTGTCCGAGGAGGCCAGCAAGACCAACAAGCAGGAGAATGACTACCTCGATGATTCTGACTATAG TGAAGACGACACTGAAGACGTCTCGGGAGCGTTCGAGAGCGACATCGACGAGACCTACACGAACATGAAGCGTCGTTTGATCG AGGACAACAACCGCCTGCAACATGACCTGCTGTTGATCCGTCGCCTGATGGGTCTCCTGCCCTTCGCTGGGAGGTCCGGCGGGTCCTCCTTCTCCCTGTGGGGCTTCCCCAGCTACGGGACCCCGACCAACGACACCGACGACGCCGACTACCCGACCTCAGGAGAACGGTTCCGTGTTGTTAGTTCCGGTGGGAGACTTCGACTTCCCGACCTTTGGCTTTGGCTTGGACCGTCCGCTCTTCCCTAA